A region of the Vigna unguiculata cultivar IT97K-499-35 chromosome 9, ASM411807v1, whole genome shotgun sequence genome:
TAATCAAGCATTCTACGAGTCTTGTTTTCTACCGTGAATCTCCAAAATCCTCTCGTTTTTCATTTAGGTCATGTTTGAATAAGTTTGTCCGTAGAAGCATTTATAGAGAGCTGATTTTAAGTTATGCGTAGCCTAGGTTATGTTTATGAAATGATCTTATTtcgatttttcttcatttttcttaccAAACAAGACCTCAATCTACTTTCCTGCATTTCTGTTGGTGGTTCTTTGCTAAAATTCTTTCTGTTGGATCGATGAGAATTCCGTATAGATGTTGTGGTTTTTAATACCTTTTCTCCTTTCTCTTCTCATCGGGTTCTTGCTGTTATTGCCTTTTCTTTTGCAGTGATCCTCATCTTGTTCAGAGAGTTGTTAAGTAATAATGGGCCAAGTGGAATGTTTGACCACTCACAGTTGGTTGAACATACTTGGCCTTGGGCCTTTGAAGCATTGAGCTTCTCATGTGGTTACTTTGCGTATGATCAGTGGGATATGCTTCATTATCGCTTGTATAATGGTTGGATCCCCTCTATCCTTGTGCATCATCTGGTTCTCCTTATTTGCTTCACTCTTGCTTTGTATCGAAATGTTACCATCAACTACCTTATTCTCACTCTCATCTGTGAGGTAAGCCACACTTCCTTTGAAACTCTTGCCCTTGTTTATAtctaatgtttatttatttttttcttcaaaagacTAGAATTTTGGCACTAAGTTTTCCCCCCTTTCTAAGTTGTATGTGTATGTGATGTTCGTAGAAAGATATTGCTAGATGGTGGTATTTTGGTAAAGCACCGTGTCCATGAGAAAAATTGTTAGATTGTTGTGAACCACATGATCCCCATTaatttttggaaaataattttttaactactaaattttgacaactttctcttacaactttAGGTGTTAGATTTTAAGCAGTTCActagttttctattttttcattctcaatattctAAATCCACATAGAAGATGACACCTCATTTTGCAagagaaaattgttaaaattgaatagttaaaatatcatcGTTCTTAATTTTTATGTGACATAGTCGAGCATTTTAGTAAGTAAGAATTAGTAACTCATGATTACATATTATTTAAAGATTAGTTTGGACAGAGATTATCTCATCTCAAATGATGTTATAATTTCTCATTTGTATGAGTGTGTTGTTAAGCCCTGACTACATAATACTCAATGGTCAATGTAGAAACTAAGGAATACTTACTTATTTGTGATGTATGGCTCAGCTGCATTCCATCTTTCTGCATGTGAGAAAAGTGAGACGAATGGCCGGTATTCGGGATGCAAAGAGCATTCTTGTTAAGTTAGAATGGTTTCTGAATTGGGTCACCTTCTGTGTGGCAAGATCTGTACCTCACATTCTCATCACAGCCAAGCTCATGAAGGATGCTCACAAATTTCAAAAGGGTGTAGAGCTACCACTGGCTCTGTTGGGCATGGCTGGGATGAATTTGCTCAACATTGGTCTTGGCATGGATCTTCTCAAAGCTTTTAAGAGAGAAAGGAAGTCCCAACAGCGAAATCTTCATGACCACCGTGAGtgacaaaagagaaaaagtacAATACTGTACTCTTTTTGGTGTATGTACAACAATATTTAATCTTCAGCTAATGGGAAAAAACAAAGGGAAACGATGCAGCATGCATGGAGAGTGATTGTGTATGAATATGTTCAGCCTCttagttttttaaatacaaCACAGATAGATTATCTGTAATTTCTTCTAAGAATTATTTCGAAGCATCAAGTTCCAGCATGTTGTATCCTGGTAAGTTGCCATTTACCAACTCCTCCTTGGTTATTCCAAACCAAGAATAACGTTTCGGGTTGAAATAACTTGGATTTAGACACACGAGTTTAgaatagtatatatttttttttttctgaaaatttgtGTAATGTCTAATGTTATTTTTgtcctttttgttttggtacatttaattttaagtcTTAATATGATAGTTGACGTGTccgtaaatataattttctaaaagtttAATACGAtggtttatgtttttaaaagtgATTTGTTTCTGCTGTCTATCTTTAAgatcattcaattttttaacaCGCCGAGGGGTTCGATTAGcttattaacatttttgtttaaaatgaccaaaataaattctcttaaaaaatataacatgtcACATTGAGACTTTGAAAACTTAATGTATTAAAACGCATAAATACCATGccattaattattaaaagtagTACTTAGCTTTTTTGAGAGCAGTCATCATATCATAAACTCGACTCAGATTTaactagtaaaaatatataatataaaaataaatatcaaaaattgtatttataatgTGTATCCATAACATAATACTCTTACTACTgtaatataattcaatatttccgcatcataaaaaaaaaactaccaaatcacaatcataaaatgtaataataccCTAGTGGTGCCGAATAAGTTGAAATTACATAcatgatataattatatataaattcataaaaacgTAACTTTACGGTGAacaatctaaaaaataatacttgaagtttaataaaatattatcattattgaaTAAAGCTGGAAAAGAATTACATTTGAGTTTAAACTTAATGATTCATTGACTAAATTTGGtacgaatttaaataagttaattagaaaaacaaataaactcgtttaaattgtaaattcataacaaatttgAGTACTTTCCTCCTAGCcttttattttctatctttCTTGCTCTCTCTCTGTATCAAGTATCtatgttttcttcattttcttttaatttaaatactttgttTTACTGCAGAGGCAACACCTTAATATTCGGTTGCGTGCTTTTCATAGCACAGAAGTACAATTAATGTTCCGTTCCTTAAATAACTACAACTATGggacataaaaaagaaaaacatattctaGGGGAAAACAATTATAGAGCGAACTGATGTTAAATAATTCAATCTAACTAGCATTAACAacagaaataataatattatataactatgtaacactaataattaaaataaaaacatgattttataatttaattacaatcAACCACTatcttgattaaaaattatatttaggcAGCAAAAGTGTCAATATTAACTTCTGAAAAGATGAGGTCAGATCGTTTGAATGAGAAAGCCTTGAACAAAGGGGTGGTGGCGCAGTTGGCTAGCGCGTAGGTCTCATAGCTTCTGAGTAATCCTGAGGTCGAGAGTTCGAGCCTCTCTCACCCCAAATGTATTTTAGTTTTCGGTTATTGTTAGTTTTTTGTTACGATTACTAAGGGAATACAGAAATAGTTTTACGTAGCAAAACCATAAAGAATGTAATCCATGGTTCAACACAAGAATACGAAAAAATTGATTGTCATATTATATGATAGATAGCAGTAAATGAAGGCGTTCCATCATTATAGTTTTAGTCCCCACTAAATTTCTAGTTGGAGTCCAATCTCGGTTTGAGAGAACAAATTTACAAAACCATTTATGCTCTTCTCAGAATCATGCTTTGGCAAGTTAGTTGATGAGGGTGGCGGTGAGCTTTCTTCATTTTTACTTGAAGAACCAGAATCTCTTTTTGTTGAGTATGTGCCATTTGAATTCGACTTCAACATGACTGCACCGTCTCTAGCAATGAGTGATGGAGTTGCAGAAAGTTCTGGAATGCTGGTAGTGTCAATCAGGAAATCTTCCAGTGTTGCTAGTGAACTTAATTGATTCCCCAAAGACGCTATTGTTTTCTGGCACTCAGCAAGCTTTCCTGCAGCTAATGCTAGGTCCTCCTGGCGTAGAACATGTAAAAAGTATTAAATGAGTTTTCATGTTAGGAAAATTTAATATAGATGTTAATGTTCATGTTCATGATTACCAACCTGCTTGAGCTTCATTTCACTGAATGAGGTTATTGACCCGAATTTCTCTTCCTGCTTCTTCCTTTCTAGTTCTTCCTCTAATTCCTTATACCTGTTTTCAATTTCGACTGATATAGCCTTTTCCTTATCAACTTCTGCTTCTATTAGGTGAACTTTTGCAGTTATTGATTTAGCCTCAGATTGCATGGTTGCTAGTTCATTTTCTAACACTTGCTTTGATTTGTAGGCGTTCTCTAACTCTCTTTGCAACTCCTCCAATTTTGTTTCTGCCTCCCTCATTTTAAGCTGTGATATCTCAATGACACACTCACTTTTTACTAAACATGCCTTcacttcctctttctcttctttggcCTTCTCTAGCTTCTCTTTTAGTTCATCAATTTGCCGATTGCTAGCGTCAAACTCTTCTCTGGTGGAGCTTTCTTCGTGAATGCAATCATTGGCAACAGCTGACTCTTTGATAAAGCTCTCATTCTTAGTATCTGGGAGTGCTGCGAGTCGTTCCATTTCAAGAAAATCATCCATGAGATCAATGTTAATGGAACTGGATGAAATTTGTTTGTACTTTTCATTCTTGAACTGATCAAGCTCAGCAATTAGTGCAGATGCCCATGAATCAGAACAacttaattcatctatgtctggTTCTGAGCCACTCTTCTTTGTGGTATCAATCTCCACTGTAGTCCTCTCTCCAGTGTTTGATTGACCATCTTTGAGAGATTCAACACAACACAAGGATGATGTAGTGGAAGCTCTACAGGCCATGTTTGTCAGTCTCCGGCACTCAGCCTCAAGCCTGGCCACTTTATTGATGCTTTCTAAATGTTGCTTGCTAGCCATCTCAGCTGTTTGAGTACTTAAATTCCACTCTATTGTCCTGAGTTCCAGTTTTTCAGATAGAGCTTGGAGCTCATGTCTGAGAACCGTGTTCTCTTTCTCCAAATATTCGACCTTCTGGTACTTGTCAAAATCAATTGATGTCGAAGAACTAGCATTCGAAAAATCTGATTTGCTCTGCACCTCCATGAGCTGCTTCTCTAGTGTAGCTTTGGAAGATTCCAGCTCATGTGTTTTCTTTAGTACAGCATCATGAATGTTTTTCTCCTGCTCCTCCCTTGTTTGTCTAAGCTGCCTAACACATTCCCTAAGTGCACTGTCTAGATGTGTGACTCGATCTTCCAATGTTGAATTTCTGAGAGTCAGTGCCTCGACTTGTTTCTTTAAACTTGTCACTTCATTTTCAGCCTTTTCCCAGCCTATAAGTTCATGGAAATTATCCAGTTAAGAGACAATGAGAAACAGAAGAAAAGAAATACATATTCAGCAATCATTTAACATTAGCATTCTGCTGATCATATCTAAGCCATTGATACCAAAATACTATGGACACAACTTATGTAGTTATGGGGTACTGGGAGTTAGGGATACCACAGCCTATAATGAGGCACTTGTGGGAAAACGGAGATGAATGCTATAAACTAAGTAAAAAGTTATGGACTAGAATTATAGAGTAAAAATATGGGGACTGGGAAATCCTTCGGTTTGCTATTACTTGTTTAACGGATGAATTGTTTAGACACAAGTTCCGCTACAGCAAGCATATCCAAGTAAGAATAGAGAGGTAACTACTGATCATTAGAAATAAATGTACCTGAAATAGCTTCTTCAGCGACTTTGGCATGTTGCTTAACCAAATCTTCTTTGGCACTTACATTCACGAGCGCTGCAGACAGCTTTTCTGACATATTCCTCAATCCATCAGGTACATCTCTATCCTTTGATATACTTATCATTGCTCCATTTACATCTTCATCTGTTGAGCCATCATTTACATTCTCTGTTGCATGTGAGGTGACTTCAGGTGATTGTGGTTTGATAAATGACATATCATTAATATCTTCAGGTATAACCGCAATTTTTGAGGTGACCTCGGGTGACTGGTTATGCTCAATAGGAGATTCATTCAATGCCTCATCCTGcagaaacaagaaaaatatactCAGCATAAAGTAGAAGAAAGTAACAAGATAAAATATCAACCTTCAGTCGATGAACAGctcaaaagaaatgataattaTGCTTCATTTACATTAATGTATGGCAGTGAAGTTGGTAATATATACATCCTTCATTGTA
Encoded here:
- the LOC114196145 gene encoding TLC domain-containing protein 2; this encodes MAMGEGKRNAVEKFFFGTLLLWLGSVCFQILLNQRWELLSVVAGSIFYQTSNCIIRFFSPADKDPLFVNTSVSLLHSFVTSASVILILFRELLSNNGPSGMFDHSQLVEHTWPWAFEALSFSCGYFAYDQWDMLHYRLYNGWIPSILVHHLVLLICFTLALYRNVTINYLILTLICELHSIFLHVRKVRRMAGIRDAKSILVKLEWFLNWVTFCVARSVPHILITAKLMKDAHKFQKGVELPLALLGMAGMNLLNIGLGMDLLKAFKRERKSQQRNLHDHRE
- the LOC114162437 gene encoding filament-like plant protein isoform X1, giving the protein MMGENRGLWERKSCGETENSSSASSLSEEQLDEEDEALNESPIEHNQSPEVTSKIAVIPEDINDMSFIKPQSPEVTSHATENVNDGSTDEDVNGAMISISKDRDVPDGLRNMSEKLSAALVNVSAKEDLVKQHAKVAEEAISGWEKAENEVTSLKKQVEALTLRNSTLEDRVTHLDSALRECVRQLRQTREEQEKNIHDAVLKKTHELESSKATLEKQLMEVQSKSDFSNASSSTSIDFDKYQKVEYLEKENTVLRHELQALSEKLELRTIEWNLSTQTAEMASKQHLESINKVARLEAECRRLTNMACRASTTSSLCCVESLKDGQSNTGERTTVEIDTTKKSGSEPDIDELSCSDSWASALIAELDQFKNEKYKQISSSSINIDLMDDFLEMERLAALPDTKNESFIKESAVANDCIHEESSTREEFDASNRQIDELKEKLEKAKEEKEEVKACLVKSECVIEISQLKMREAETKLEELQRELENAYKSKQVLENELATMQSEAKSITAKVHLIEAEVDKEKAISVEIENRYKELEEELERKKQEEKFGSITSFSEMKLKQEDLALAAGKLAECQKTIASLGNQLSSLATLEDFLIDTTSIPELSATPSLIARDGAVMLKSNSNGTYSTKRDSGSSSKNEESSPPPSSTNLPKHDSEKSINGFVNLFSQTEIGLQLEI
- the LOC114162437 gene encoding filament-like plant protein isoform X2 translates to MSFIKPQSPEVTSHATENVNDGSTDEDVNGAMISISKDRDVPDGLRNMSEKLSAALVNVSAKEDLVKQHAKVAEEAISGWEKAENEVTSLKKQVEALTLRNSTLEDRVTHLDSALRECVRQLRQTREEQEKNIHDAVLKKTHELESSKATLEKQLMEVQSKSDFSNASSSTSIDFDKYQKVEYLEKENTVLRHELQALSEKLELRTIEWNLSTQTAEMASKQHLESINKVARLEAECRRLTNMACRASTTSSLCCVESLKDGQSNTGERTTVEIDTTKKSGSEPDIDELSCSDSWASALIAELDQFKNEKYKQISSSSINIDLMDDFLEMERLAALPDTKNESFIKESAVANDCIHEESSTREEFDASNRQIDELKEKLEKAKEEKEEVKACLVKSECVIEISQLKMREAETKLEELQRELENAYKSKQVLENELATMQSEAKSITAKVHLIEAEVDKEKAISVEIENRYKELEEELERKKQEEKFGSITSFSEMKLKQEDLALAAGKLAECQKTIASLGNQLSSLATLEDFLIDTTSIPELSATPSLIARDGAVMLKSNSNGTYSTKRDSGSSSKNEESSPPPSSTNLPKHDSEKSINGFVNLFSQTEIGLQLEI